In the genome of Penaeus monodon isolate SGIC_2016 unplaced genomic scaffold, NSTDA_Pmon_1 PmonScaffold_19272, whole genome shotgun sequence, the window aaatgagaataaaaaatactGCTGCTAAAGATTACCAATGATTATAGCAAAAAGTAGTGATTGATATTCTGCATTTCTATTCTGTCATGTAAAAAAATCATTCCTTCACTCATTACTGAAGCTATAACCCTCTTTCAAAAGATATACTTTTACAAACATTTTTGTTCAGTACAAAGACGTGCCTACAGGATCGTCTTTATCTCTGTTTCAATGAATATATTAAACTacgaaccatatatatatgtatatatatacatatacatatatatatatatatataaatatgtgtgtgtttgtgatatgtagataaatagatagatagacagatatatgcttaggcatattcattatatacatacatatatgtgtatttatacatatatttatgaatagatatagctacttatttaatgttttattcgtttattaaaTGGTAAGcaaggcaaaaaacaaaaaacaaacaagaatgtAAGTTTATTGTATCAAAGGTGCCTCTACTGAAGAAAACATTGTACTTTCTAATTGCTTTAGTGGCTGCATGAAAACGCTTTGTTATCAACGTTAatctttatttgatttatatcatACGTTTGGTTTGAGGTAAAACACGTCATTATTTCCTTCCGTAACTGCCACCAGCACTTCCACCACTGCCACCTCCAAACCCGCCGCTGAAACCACCAGCCCCACCACTGACACCGCCAAAACCGCCATTTCCACCGCCAAAACCGCCGTTTCCACCGCCAAAACCGCCGTTTCCACCGCCAAAACCGCCATTTCCACCGCCAAAACCGCCACCAAATCCTGAGCCACCGACACTTTGGAGGCTTCCACTTCCGAGGAGGATTCCAGAAGCCACGCTGCCTCCTCCCCCGCCATTAGAGCCATAACCTCCGGCACCGCCATTTCCACCTCCGAATCCACCCCCGTTCCCTCCGAAACCACCTCCGTTTCCACCTCCGAATCCTCCGCCGTGGCCGCCTCCGaatccacctccgtttccgcctccgaatccacctccgtttccgcctcCGAATCCTCCTTCATGGccgcctccacttccacctccgcgTCCACCATATCCACTGTCAGCCACCGCCACATACACCGTCGCCATGAAGGCTACTGTTATCTGTTGATTAACAggattttttaatgtaaattattaaaatatttatacatgtcctcacatatacatagatacttgcatgcatatatatgcacaaacacacacacacacacacacacacacacacacacacacacacacacaacacacacacacacacacatacacacacacacacacacatacacacacacacacacacacacacacacacacacacacacacacacacatatatatatatatatatatatatatatatatatatatatatatatatatatatatatatatatatataatgacattcaAAGCCTTTTATATTTTCCACATTCTTACCAGGAGGCTACGATGCATCATGGTTGTTAGCGTTTGGCCGACAAAGGGATGAGTATTTCCTACCATTTTCGTTCTGCTATTTATGCGGCGTGAGGCCTATATTCACAAGGACCAGACTGTGGTACACctacatagaaaatatacattACTTTGTACTTGAGACaacgaaaaaaaggcaagaacagAGAGGAAAATGTTCTTGTCATACTTGATTCTTGAaggtatcttaaaaaaaaaaaaaaaaaaaaaaaacaggaggcatctaaaaaaaaataataataataataaaagaattactcAGCAATTAGTTTTGAATTTGTTTTCAGTGACCGGGAAAAATTAGCCCCTGCCTGACAACCAGTAGCGTTCATATGTAAGCCTACGATATTATCCTTTTTCGCGTCTTCTCAAGGAGCTCTTTTTAGCAaatttattggtaataatgaaagtgacaataactataaacaataagaatgaaTTATGATAACTAATAAGAGatgaagataggaaaaaaatgataatcaatatacaatgtcaaacaacaaacaataaggataattatgataacaataagtttATTATAGtacaagaatgataaaaatacacagatatatatatgtatatatatgtatgtatatatatatatatatatatatatatatatatatatatatatatatatatatatatatatatatgtgtgtgtgtgtgtgtgtgtgtgtgtgagtgtgtgtgtgtgtgtgtgtgtgtgtgtatgtgtgtgtgtgtgtttatgcatatacactatgtatatgtatgaatatatatatagaaagataggtagatagatagatagacagatatgtatatatatacatatatagacagatagatagagagatagatagacacacacccatatatatatatttacatatatagatgtgtgtgtgtatgtatatatgtatgtatgaatgtatgcacacacacacacacacacacacacatatatagatatatatgtatatataaatttttatgtatacagagaaagagagagagagatgtatgcttatgtatgtttatatatgtatatatatatatatatatatacacacacacatatatgtatatatgtatgcatacatttatttatttagttatttatttccctctctgtctgtctgtctgtctgtctgtctgtctctctctctctctctctctctctctctctctctatatataaatatataatatatatatatatatatatatatatatatatatatgaatagatgaatttatgcatatatggagTGTGGATATTACTGTCCACACGTACATCCCTGTTTGCGAATATGTACAAGTATAGGAAATTCGTATTATTTTACGTGCATTCCATATAAAGTGTCTGTTGAATAAGGATTCACTTCTTAAGCATATCCTGACTGATTGAAGTACGTGAGTATATTGTGCATTCTTTTATACACCAATAAACATTGACAGATAAATACGAGTTTATGCTTAAAAACaactgtgtttttttgtgtttgtgaatgcaATTAATTAAATGGGAATCAATAAAATTCATGATGATTATGCAGTATCATTAAACCTAACAAAACGATGGTGGTAAAAACATTCTATCAAAGATCTTTAAAAaggaatacaaaatatatgaCCTACCTCACCACTTGCACCTTTGAGTTCTAGGCCTACCGGTGAATTCTTTAACAAAAAgcttttagtatttttgttactGTGTTCTAGGATTTATGTACAATATTGTTacagtaatgatactgacaatatcACACGAAGAAAGGTGAGGCTAAGGTTACAAGGGTGAAAGGGGGCGGTATTGAGAGTAGACTTCCTCACTGCAGCTCAGGCTAAGAAAAGGCAGGGGAGTCGTTTATCTCAGAGGATGGTCGTGGTAGAAAGTACGACGTACCTTTGATTTTCCTGCTTGAAGACTCGACG includes:
- the LOC119569862 gene encoding glycine-rich cell wall structural protein 1-like; this encodes MMHRSLLITVAFMATVYVAVADSGYGGRGGGSGGGHEGGFGGGNGGGFGGGNGGGFGGGHGGGFGGGNGGGFGGNGGGFGGGNGGAGGYGSNGGGGGSVASGILLGSGSLQSVGGSGFGGGFGGGNGGFGGGNGGFGGGNGGFGGGNGGFGGVSGGAGGFSGGFGGGSGGSAGGSYGRK